GCACGAGCCGGACCCGCTCCGCGCGGTAGTGGCCGACCTGGCGCACCGACAGCCGCCAGCCGGGCAGCTCCGCCTTGTCCCCGACGGCCGGGATGCGGCCCAGCAGGTCGGCGATCAGCCCGGCGACCGTCTCGTACGGTCCCTCGGGCACGTCGAGGCCTATGCGCTGCAGGATGTCGACCCGGCAGCTGCCGTCGGCGTCCCAGGCGGGCCTGCCGTCCTCCGGCGGCGCGGCGGCCAGCTCGGGCAGGTCGTGCCCGTCGTGCTCGTCGCGGACCTCGCCGACGAGTTCCTCGACGATGTCCTCCAGCGTGACGACACCGGCCGTGCCGCCGTACTCGTCGACGACGACCGCGATGGGCTGCTCGCTGCGCAGCCGGGTCAGCAGGGGCTTGACGGGCAGGGTCTCGGGGACGAGCAGCGCCGGGCGGGCGATGCGGCCCACCGGCGTGCGCAGCCGGTCCTGGACGGGTACGGCCAGGGCGTCCTTGAGGTGGACCATGCCGACGACCTCGTCGATCCGCTCCCGGTAGACGGGGAAGCGGGACAGGCCGGTGGCGCGGGTCAGGTTGACGACGTCCTCGGCGGTGGCCGAGGACTGCAGGGCGCTGACCTTCACGCGCGGCGTCATCACGTGCTGCGCGGTCAGCTCGCCGAGGGACAGGGTGCGGACGAAGAGGTCGGCCGTGTCCTGTTCCAGGGCGCCGGCCCGGGCCGAGTGGCGGGCCAGCGAGACGAGCTCGCCGGGGGTGCGGGCGGAGGCCAGTTCCTCGGCCGGTTCGAAGCCCAGGGCCCGCACGAGCCGGTTCGCGACGGCGTTCAGGCCCGCGATGACCGGGCGGAACAGCCGGGCGAAGACATGCTGCGGGCCCGCGACGAAGCGCGCGACCTGCAGCGGCCTGGACACGGCCCAGTTCTTGGGCAGCAGCTCGCCGATCACCATCTGCACGGCGGACGCCACCAGCATGCCGACGACGACCGTGACGCCGGAGACGGCTCCCTCGGGGACGCCGATCGAGGTGAACGGGCCGTGCAGCAGTTCGGCGAGCGCCGGTTCGGCGAGCATGCCGACCACGAGGGAGGTGATGGTGATGCCGAGCTGGGTGCCGGAGAGCTGGAAGGACAGTTCCCTGAGTGATTCGACGACGCGGCCGGCGCGCCGGTCGCCTTCGGCGGCGGCCTTCTCGGCTTCCGCCCGCTCGACCGTCACGAGGCCGAACTCGGCCGCCACGAAGAATCCGTTGGCGAGAATCAGCAGGAACGCGGCTGCCAGGAGCAGCAGGGGGATGGTCATGATGCCGCCGCCTCCGCACGGTCGCGGACACGGTCCGCGCTATGTCGGCAGGGGGCGGCGCAGGTACTGCAGGACGATCCGTCCATCGCCGGAGAGGGTCACTCCTCGGTTAGCAGGAAGCCTCTGCGCACCGGGCGGGGCAGCAGCGGCGAAGGCGCGTCCTTCGCGCCTCCGCCAACAGATTAATCAAGACATGGCCCGGTGCGGCAGTGGCGACCGCCGTGCGAATGGCCACGCGTCAGCTCTGATGCCGCTCGGGGTCCGCGACGGAACGGGCCTCGGCGAGTGCCCGCAGGGCCCTGGCGTCGGCGATCGCGCGCTGCTTGGCGATGCCCGGCTGGATGCCGAGCGCGGGGAGGCTGGTGCCGTCGCTGAGGTTGAGGAACACCCAGGGGTCGCCGGGCCGGAGGGTCACCTGAAGGATTTCGGCCCACTCCAGCCGGCGCTTGTTGGTGAGATTCACGACAGTGACGCCGTCCTCGTCGGCGACGACCTTGGGCCGGGCCAGCAGGAGCAGCACGGCGTCCAGCAGCAGTGCCGTGACGACGAAGCTGAGGCGTTCGGCGGGGCTGAGCTGCTCCAGCAGCATGGCCACGGCCGTGATCACCACGAGGATCGCGACGGCGGCGGTGAGCAGCACCGCGCGGGTGCTGCCCGGCCGGAACGTGACGGGCAGGGTGGGCAGGTCGGACATCGGGTGCGCCCCTCTTACAGACGGCAGGCGTGGATGGCCGTGGTCAGGATGGCCCGGGCGCCGATGTCGTACAGGTCGTCCATGATCCGCTGGGCCTCCTTGGCGGGGACCATGGCGCGGACGGCGACCCAGCCCTCGTTGTGCAGCGGGGAGACGGTCGGCGATTCCAGGCCGGGGGTGAGGGCGACGGCCTTCTCCAACTGCTCGACGCGGCAGTCGTAGTCCATCATCACGTACGTCCGGGCGACGAGGACGCCCTGGAGGCGGCGCAGGAACTGCTGGACCTTGGGGTCGTCGGGGTCGGCGCCGGTGCGGCGGATCACGACGGCCTCGGACTGCATGATCGGCTCGCCGACGACTTCCAGGCCCGCGTTGCGCAGGGAGGTGCCGGTCTCGACGACGTCGGCGATGACCTGGGCGACGCCGAGCTGGATGGCGGTCTCGACGGCGCCGTCGAGGTGGACGACGGAGGCGTCGATGCCGTGCTCGGCGAGGTGGGCCGCGACGATGCCCTCGTAGGAGGTGGCGACGGTCTTGCCGGTCAGGTCGGCCAGGCCGCTGATGGTGCCGGGCTTGCCGGCGTAGCGGAAGGTGGAGCGGGCGAAGCCGAGGGCGAGGATCTCCTCCGCGTCGGCTCCGGAGTCGATCAGCAGGTCCCGGCCGGTGAGGCCGATGTCGAGCTGGCCGGAGGCGACGTAGATCGCGATGTCGCGGGGGCGCAGGTAGAAGAACTCGACCTCGTTGGTCGGGTCGACGATCCGCAGTTCCTTGGACTCCCTGCGCTGCAGGTAGCCGGCCTCATGCAGCATCTCCGCCGCAGGGCCTGACAGGGAACCCTTGTTGGGGACGGCGATGCGCAGCATGAGGTCGGCTTCCTTTGCGTGGTGTCGTGCGGGAACGGGTGTGCGGCTTACAGGTGGGCGTAGACGTCGTCGAGGGAGATGCCGCGGGCGACCATCATCACCTGGACGTGGTACAGCAGCTGCGAGATCTCCTCGGCGGCCGCCTCCTTGCCCTCGTACTCGGCGGCCATCCACACTTCGGCGGCCTCCTCGACGACCTTCTTGCCGATGGCGTGGACGCCCTTCCCGACCAGTTCTGCGGTGCGGGAAGTGGCGGGGTCGCCGTGGGCGGCCTTGTGCTGGAGCTCGGTGAAGAGCTCCTCGAACGTCTTCTTGGACATGGTGACGCTCAGCCTATGCCACAGGTGCGGTTCGTCAGCGCCAGGGTTCGGATACTGAGCGGAGGGTGGCCGCGGTCGCCACCGCGGCCGTCACCGCCTCGTGCCCCTTGTCCTCGCTGGAGCCCTCGATGCCGGCGCGGTCCAGGGCCTGCTCTTCGGTGTCGCAGGTCAGCACGCCGAAGCCGACGGGGACGCCGGTGTCGACGGAGACCTGGGTGAGGCCCTGGGTGACGCCCTGGCACACGTACTCGAAGTGGGGGGTTCCGCCGCGGATGACGACGCCGAGGGCGACGATCGCGTCGTAGCCGCGGCCCGCGAGGACCTTGGCGACGACCGGGAGCTCCCAGCTGCCGGGGACCCTGAGCAGGGTCGGCTCGTCGATGCCCAGGTCGTGCAGGGCGCGCAGGGCGCCGTCCACCAGTCCGTCCATCACCTTCTCGTGCCACTGTGCCGCGATGACGGCGACCCGGAGGTCACCCACATTGCGTACGGACAGTTCCGGTGCACCCTTGCCGCTCACGTCTCTCCCTCTTGCTCTCTTACTGGTTGCCGCAGGCCGGCACGGTGGTCGTGTCGAGCCAGGGCAGGTCGTGGCCCATCCGGTCCCGCTTGGTGCGCAGGTAGCGGAGGTTGTGCTCGCCGGCGCTCACGGGCATCGGCACACGGGCCTTGACCGTGATGCCGTGGTGGACGAGCGCGTCGGTCTTGTCGGGGTTGTTGGTCAGCAGCCGGACGCTGCGCACGCCGAGGTCGGCGAGGATCTGGGCTCCGGCGCCGTAGTCCCTCGCGTCGGCGGGCAGGCCGAGTTCGAGGTTGGCGTCGAGGGTGTCGCGGCCGCGCTCCTGCAGTTCGTAGGCGCGCAGCTTGGACATCAGGCCGATGCCGCGGCCCTCGTGTCCGCGCAGGTAGACGACCACGCCTCGGCCCTCGGACTGGATGCGGGCCAGGGAGGCGTCCAGCTGGGGGCCGCAGTCGCAGCGGGCGGAGCCGAAGACGTCGCCGGTGAGGCATTCGGAGTGGACGCGCACGAGGACGTCCTGGCCGTCGCCGATGTCGCCGTGCACCAGGGCGACGTGCTCGACGCCGTCGACGGTGGAGCGGTAGCCGTAGGCCGTGAACGTGCCGTGGGCGGTGGGCAGTTGGGTCCTGGCCTCGCGGCGGACGGTGGGCTCGCTGCTGCGGCGGTAGGCGATCAGGTCCTCGATGGAGATGATCGTCAGGCCGTGCTTGCGGGCGAACGGGACCAGCTCGGGCAGGCGCAGCATGCGGCCGTCCTCGCCGGCGATCTCGACGATCGCTCCGGCCGGGCGCAGGCCCGCGAGGCGGGCGAGGTCGACGGCGGCCTCGGTGTGGCCGTTGCGGGTGAGGACGCCGCCGGGCCGGGCGCGGAGCGGGAAGATGTGGCCGGGGCGGACGAAGTCGTCCGGCCCGGAGACTCCGTCGGCGAGCAGCCGCAGGGTGGTGGCGCGGTCGGCGGCGGAGATGCCGGTGCTCACGCCGTGGGCGGCGGAGGCGTCGACGGAGACCGTGAAGGCGGTCTTCATCGACTCGGTGTTGTCCTCGACCATCTGCGGGAGCTTCAGCCGGTCCAGTTCGTCGCCCTCCATGGGGGCGCAGATCAGGCCGCGGCACTCGCTCATCATGAAGGCGACGATCTCGGGGGTCGCCTTCTCGGCGGCGATGACGAGGTCGCCCTCGTTCTCCCGGTCCTCGTCGTCGACGACCACGACCGGGCGGCCCGCCGCGATGTCGGCGACGGCCTGCTCGACGGGGTCGAGCGCGAGGTCCTCGAACTCACCGTCGGTGCTGTACAGGATCGGTGCCGTGCTCATGCCGGCGCTCCTTCCAGGGTGGGCTGTGCTGCCGCGCGCGAGCGCAGCCACCAGTCGCGCAGGCCCCACAGGACGAGCGCGCCGTAGATGACGTAGACGAAGCCGGAGAAGGCGTAGCCGTTGGCGAAGTTGAGGGGGACGCCGACGAGGTCGACGAGGAGCCAGGCGAACCAGAACTCGACCATGCCGCGGGCCTGGGCGTACATCGCGACGATGGTGCCGACGAAGATGTAGGCGTCCGGCCAGGGGTCCCAGGACAGCTTCGGGTACGCCGTGAAGAGCAGGGCCACCGCGACCGTGCCGGCGGCGGCCGCCGCGGTCATCGCGGCGCGCTCGCGCCAGGTGGCGAACCGTACGGCGATGTGGCCGTCCTCGCCCTGGCCCTTGCCGCGCTGCCACTGCCACCAGCCGTAGAGGGCGACGACCATGACGACGGCCTGCTTGCCGGCGCTGCCGGTGAGGTGGCCGAAGAAGGCGCCGAAGAGGATGAGGCCGGCCAGGAACTGCACGGGCCAGGTCCAGATGGAGCGCCGCCAGCCGAGGGCGAGGGCGGCCAGGCCGAAGAGGTTGCCGACCATGTCGGCCCACTTGATGTGCTGGCCGAAGAGGACGAACGCCTCGGAGTTCAGCGAGTTCACTCGGCCGCCCCCCGCGCGCGGTCGCCCAGCATGCGCTCGACGTACTTGGCGATGACGTCCACTTCGAGGTTGACCGGGTCGCCGGGCTGCTTGTGGCCGAGCGTGGTCAGGTCGAGGGTGGTGGGGATGAGGCTGACGGTGAAGTAGTCGGGGCCGGCGTCGACGACGGTGAGGCTGATGCCGTCGACGGTGATGGAGCCCTTCTCGACCACGTACCGGGTGAGGTCCGCGGGGAGGGAGATCTTCACGATCTCCCAGTGCTCGGACGGCTTGCGCTCCAGGATCTCGCCGGTGCCGTCCACATGGCCCTGCACGATGTGCCCGCCGAGGCGTTCGCCGACGGCCATGGGGCGTTCGAGGTTGACGCGGGAGCCGGCCTTCAGGGCGCCGAGGCTGGAGCGGTTCAGGGTCTCGGCCATGACGTCGGCGGTGAACTCGTCGCCCTCGTGGTCGACGACCGTGAGGCAGACGCCGTTGACGGCGATGGAGTCGCCGTGTTTCGCGCCCTGGGTGACGACGGGGCCGCGCAGACGGAAGCGACAGGCGTCGTCGAGGGTCTCGACGGCGGTGATCTCGCCCAGCTCTTCGACGATTCCGGTGAACACTTCCCGGGTCCTCCTGCCTCTTCGGGCACGGACTCCGGGGCTGTCGATGACGACAGAAGTACGAGCAGGAACACCGGGGACGACGCCGGACGGAGTCCGCCCCGAGGACGGACTGCTGGGCGGCGCGCACGGATGCCCGCTCGCCGCGCACTGCCTCCCATCCGGACTTTAACCGTCGGTCCAGGAATTTCACCTGGTCAACCGGCCGCTGGAGGCGACCGGGTCGCGGACTGTAACCGCCGGTTCGGACTTTCACCGACCCCGGAGTGCGCTGCTACTGGTACACGGCCAGTGTGCCACGCCTGATCGGCATCCAGACCGGCGAAGCGTGTGGGGTGCCTCACAGAACGTGTCACGCCCCTTCCCCAGCGCGACAGGGCTGCCCAACTTCCGTGCGGTGGTCCGGCCTTGACGGATCCGAGTTGGTACACACCTATTGACGTTGTGGTCTAGTCCTTTCTAGGGTCGGCGCAACCGGCAACCCGACCCGCATCCGCAACCTTCACCCCTCAACCCGCAGACCGGCCCGGTGGCGGTGACGACGGCCCTTGCCCGCCGTCGGGCCTTCCCACGCCCCGCTTCAGGACGCCGGAAGCGTCCGCTCCCGAGGGGCGAAGAGTTCGTCCTGAGCGCGCTCCCGGGCCGTCAGCAGCGCGCCGCGCAGGACCGCGCCGCCGCCCAGGGTGGTCGGGCGCACCTCGGTGGGCAGGGGTGTCATCCGGGCGATGCGCTCCCGCACCCGCGTGGCGAGTTCCTCGCCCCCGGCCCGGCCGACCTCGCCGCCGAGCACCACGCACCCGGGGTCCAGGATCGCGACGACCGCCGCGACGCCGACGGCGAGACGGTCGGCCAGGGCGTCGAGGAAACGGCCGGCGGAGGCGGCGCCCGACTCCCCGGCGCCCGGCTCCCGGGCGCTCTCGCCCACGGACGCCGGGCGCCCGCCCGACGCCACAGGCGCCGCGGCCTCGCCGATCTCCCTCACTCCCCCGTCCCCCGCCTCCCGCACCCGGTCCACCGCCGCTTCCACGACGCCGACGGCCGCCCGCACCGCGCCCACCGCCGACGGCCCCTCCCCCCGCTCCGGCGCCGTCCCGTACCGCGCCGCGAGGTCCACGACCGCTGCCGCCGCGGCCAGGGAGTGGAAGCCGCCGGCGCAGTCCTTCGCCGACGGCGGGGCCGCGGTGCCCGGGACCGGGAG
This genomic stretch from Streptomyces sp. Go-475 harbors:
- a CDS encoding hemolysin family protein, whose amino-acid sequence is MTIPLLLLAAAFLLILANGFFVAAEFGLVTVERAEAEKAAAEGDRRAGRVVESLRELSFQLSGTQLGITITSLVVGMLAEPALAELLHGPFTSIGVPEGAVSGVTVVVGMLVASAVQMVIGELLPKNWAVSRPLQVARFVAGPQHVFARLFRPVIAGLNAVANRLVRALGFEPAEELASARTPGELVSLARHSARAGALEQDTADLFVRTLSLGELTAQHVMTPRVKVSALQSSATAEDVVNLTRATGLSRFPVYRERIDEVVGMVHLKDALAVPVQDRLRTPVGRIARPALLVPETLPVKPLLTRLRSEQPIAVVVDEYGGTAGVVTLEDIVEELVGEVRDEHDGHDLPELAAAPPEDGRPAWDADGSCRVDILQRIGLDVPEGPYETVAGLIADLLGRIPAVGDKAELPGWRLSVRQVGHYRAERVRLVRTAPVITLAEAAR
- a CDS encoding PH domain-containing protein, with translation MSDLPTLPVTFRPGSTRAVLLTAAVAILVVITAVAMLLEQLSPAERLSFVVTALLLDAVLLLLARPKVVADEDGVTVVNLTNKRRLEWAEILQVTLRPGDPWVFLNLSDGTSLPALGIQPGIAKQRAIADARALRALAEARSVADPERHQS
- the hisG gene encoding ATP phosphoribosyltransferase → MLRIAVPNKGSLSGPAAEMLHEAGYLQRRESKELRIVDPTNEVEFFYLRPRDIAIYVASGQLDIGLTGRDLLIDSGADAEEILALGFARSTFRYAGKPGTISGLADLTGKTVATSYEGIVAAHLAEHGIDASVVHLDGAVETAIQLGVAQVIADVVETGTSLRNAGLEVVGEPIMQSEAVVIRRTGADPDDPKVQQFLRRLQGVLVARTYVMMDYDCRVEQLEKAVALTPGLESPTVSPLHNEGWVAVRAMVPAKEAQRIMDDLYDIGARAILTTAIHACRL
- a CDS encoding phosphoribosyl-ATP diphosphatase — encoded protein: MSKKTFEELFTELQHKAAHGDPATSRTAELVGKGVHAIGKKVVEEAAEVWMAAEYEGKEAAAEEISQLLYHVQVMMVARGISLDDVYAHL
- the ribH gene encoding 6,7-dimethyl-8-ribityllumazine synthase, translated to MSGKGAPELSVRNVGDLRVAVIAAQWHEKVMDGLVDGALRALHDLGIDEPTLLRVPGSWELPVVAKVLAGRGYDAIVALGVVIRGGTPHFEYVCQGVTQGLTQVSVDTGVPVGFGVLTCDTEEQALDRAGIEGSSEDKGHEAVTAAVATAATLRSVSEPWR
- a CDS encoding bifunctional 3,4-dihydroxy-2-butanone-4-phosphate synthase/GTP cyclohydrolase II, which produces MSTAPILYSTDGEFEDLALDPVEQAVADIAAGRPVVVVDDEDRENEGDLVIAAEKATPEIVAFMMSECRGLICAPMEGDELDRLKLPQMVEDNTESMKTAFTVSVDASAAHGVSTGISAADRATTLRLLADGVSGPDDFVRPGHIFPLRARPGGVLTRNGHTEAAVDLARLAGLRPAGAIVEIAGEDGRMLRLPELVPFARKHGLTIISIEDLIAYRRSSEPTVRREARTQLPTAHGTFTAYGYRSTVDGVEHVALVHGDIGDGQDVLVRVHSECLTGDVFGSARCDCGPQLDASLARIQSEGRGVVVYLRGHEGRGIGLMSKLRAYELQERGRDTLDANLELGLPADARDYGAGAQILADLGVRSVRLLTNNPDKTDALVHHGITVKARVPMPVSAGEHNLRYLRTKRDRMGHDLPWLDTTTVPACGNQ
- a CDS encoding nicotinamide mononucleotide transporter family protein → MNSLNSEAFVLFGQHIKWADMVGNLFGLAALALGWRRSIWTWPVQFLAGLILFGAFFGHLTGSAGKQAVVMVVALYGWWQWQRGKGQGEDGHIAVRFATWRERAAMTAAAAAGTVAVALLFTAYPKLSWDPWPDAYIFVGTIVAMYAQARGMVEFWFAWLLVDLVGVPLNFANGYAFSGFVYVIYGALVLWGLRDWWLRSRAAAQPTLEGAPA
- a CDS encoding riboflavin synthase is translated as MFTGIVEELGEITAVETLDDACRFRLRGPVVTQGAKHGDSIAVNGVCLTVVDHEGDEFTADVMAETLNRSSLGALKAGSRVNLERPMAVGERLGGHIVQGHVDGTGEILERKPSEHWEIVKISLPADLTRYVVEKGSITVDGISLTVVDAGPDYFTVSLIPTTLDLTTLGHKQPGDPVNLEVDVIAKYVERMLGDRARGAAE